One stretch of Halobaculum marinum DNA includes these proteins:
- the rpiA gene encoding ribose-5-phosphate isomerase RpiA — protein MKNTAGSETAKRAAGEAAAAEVADGDRVGLGTGSTAAHAIRTLGERVADGLAIEGVATSYQSRALAKEVGVPLLPLSDVARVDVAIDGADQVATDANALVKGGGAAHAREKVVASAADRFLVVADDSKLSASLDYPVPVEVLPDALARVERAVVDAGGEPTLRDAERKDGPVVTDNGNLVLDCEFGGVDDPAALARDLSGVAGVVEHGLFVGLADAVYVGDADGDVTTRTP, from the coding sequence ATGAAGAACACCGCGGGGAGCGAGACGGCGAAGCGCGCGGCGGGCGAGGCAGCCGCCGCCGAGGTGGCCGACGGCGACCGCGTCGGCCTCGGCACCGGGTCGACGGCTGCCCACGCCATCCGGACGCTGGGCGAGCGCGTCGCCGACGGCCTCGCTATCGAGGGCGTCGCCACGTCGTACCAGTCGCGGGCACTCGCGAAGGAGGTGGGCGTCCCGCTCCTCCCGCTGTCGGACGTGGCGCGCGTGGACGTGGCCATCGACGGCGCCGACCAGGTCGCAACGGACGCGAACGCGCTCGTCAAGGGCGGCGGGGCCGCCCACGCCCGCGAGAAGGTGGTCGCCTCGGCGGCCGATCGCTTCCTCGTCGTCGCCGACGACTCGAAGCTGTCGGCGTCGCTCGACTACCCGGTGCCCGTCGAGGTGCTGCCCGACGCACTCGCCCGCGTCGAGCGCGCGGTCGTCGACGCCGGGGGCGAGCCGACGCTTCGCGACGCCGAGCGCAAGGACGGCCCGGTCGTCACCGACAACGGCAACCTCGTGCTCGACTGCGAGTTCGGCGGCGTCGACGACCCGGCGGCGCTGGCGCGCGACCTCTCGGGCGTCGCGGGCGTCGTGGAGCACGGTCTGTTCGTCGGACTGGCGGACGCGGTGTACGTGGGCGACGCCGACGGCGACGTGACGACGCGGACGCCGTAG
- a CDS encoding ferredoxin → MHIEFDRDTCVGMYQCVAEWDAFEKDMDAGKATLVGGEEVEEDTFSLEVPEGEELDAKFAARTCPVDAIRLYDDDGEQLI, encoded by the coding sequence ATGCACATCGAGTTCGACCGTGACACCTGCGTCGGCATGTACCAGTGCGTCGCCGAGTGGGACGCCTTCGAGAAGGACATGGACGCCGGCAAGGCGACGCTCGTCGGCGGGGAGGAGGTCGAGGAGGACACCTTCTCGCTGGAGGTGCCCGAGGGTGAGGAGTTGGACGCGAAGTTCGCCGCCCGGACCTGCCCGGTCGACGCGATCCGACTGTACGACGACGACGGCGAACAGCTCATCTGA
- a CDS encoding bacteriorhodopsin: MALGTLYLVARGWSVSDSARQQYYVVTIFGTATAAATYFSMATGFGLIEVPVQTVGTLDVYWARYVGWLVVTPLILTAMALLAGADRNALATLLGLDAFVFVAGLVGALAREGQVARLSWWAISTGALVALLYVLLGALSQRADEQSDARAELFGRLRTLVVAVWALYPVVWLLGTQSGYGIVPLSVETAAFAALDLAATVGFGVVLVRGVGRLDDSDLAPARTAE, translated from the coding sequence ATGGCGCTCGGGACGCTGTATCTCGTCGCACGGGGCTGGTCCGTGAGCGACTCCGCGCGACAGCAGTACTACGTCGTCACGATCTTCGGCACGGCAACCGCGGCGGCGACGTACTTCTCGATGGCCACCGGGTTCGGCCTGATCGAGGTGCCGGTCCAGACCGTCGGGACGCTCGACGTCTACTGGGCCCGCTACGTCGGCTGGCTAGTCGTCACACCGCTGATCCTGACGGCGATGGCGCTGCTCGCCGGCGCCGACCGCAACGCCCTCGCGACGCTGCTCGGCCTCGACGCGTTCGTGTTCGTGGCGGGGCTCGTCGGCGCGCTGGCGCGCGAGGGACAGGTCGCCCGCCTCTCGTGGTGGGCCATCTCCACGGGCGCGCTGGTCGCCCTGCTGTACGTCCTGCTCGGGGCGCTCTCGCAACGAGCAGACGAGCAGTCCGACGCCCGCGCGGAGTTGTTCGGTCGCCTGCGCACCCTCGTGGTGGCGGTGTGGGCGCTGTACCCGGTCGTGTGGCTCCTGGGGACCCAGAGCGGCTACGGAATCGTCCCGCTGTCGGTCGAGACCGCAGCGTTCGCCGCCCTCGACCTCGCGGCGACGGTCGGGTTCGGCGTCGTCCTCGTCCGCGGCGTGGGTCGGCTGGACGACTCGGATCTCGCGCCGGCGCGGACCGCGGAGTGA
- a CDS encoding lycopene cyclase domain-containing protein: MTLTYLGFHVLFVLPVVALLLWRRPALPRRRLRVARAGLVLMGTVAFAYTTPWDNALIERGVWFYGDGRVAARVWLAPVGEYLFFVLQTVIVGLWLYRVDFDPTPTAGDTARLPRAVGAAALLVLGAAGGWFVVAGPERLFYLGAILAWACPVIALQWAVGGAFLLRRPRPWLLGIAVPSLYLWAVDRVAIGVGVWTIADATSTGVTLFGLPVEEAVFFVVTCTLVVYGLILLEWVVVRFTGTSEDGTVDDRTDIAADD, encoded by the coding sequence GTGACGCTCACCTACCTCGGCTTCCACGTGCTGTTCGTCCTGCCGGTCGTGGCGCTGCTATTGTGGCGCCGTCCGGCGCTCCCGCGGCGTCGCCTGCGCGTCGCTCGCGCGGGTCTCGTGTTGATGGGGACGGTCGCGTTCGCGTACACGACGCCGTGGGACAACGCCCTCATCGAGCGCGGCGTGTGGTTCTACGGCGACGGGCGAGTCGCCGCGCGCGTGTGGCTCGCGCCCGTCGGCGAGTACCTGTTCTTCGTTCTCCAGACCGTCATCGTCGGCCTGTGGCTCTACCGGGTCGACTTCGACCCCACGCCCACCGCCGGCGACACGGCCCGCCTCCCACGAGCGGTCGGCGCCGCCGCGCTCCTCGTGCTCGGTGCCGCAGGCGGGTGGTTCGTCGTCGCCGGCCCCGAACGGCTCTTCTACCTCGGCGCGATCCTCGCGTGGGCCTGCCCGGTGATAGCGCTCCAGTGGGCCGTCGGCGGGGCGTTCCTGCTCCGACGGCCGCGCCCGTGGCTCCTCGGCATCGCCGTCCCGTCGCTGTACCTGTGGGCGGTCGACCGCGTCGCCATCGGCGTGGGCGTGTGGACCATCGCCGACGCCACCTCGACGGGCGTGACGCTGTTCGGCCTCCCGGTCGAGGAGGCCGTCTTCTTCGTCGTGACGTGTACGCTCGTGGTGTACGGGCTGATCCTGCTCGAGTGGGTCGTCGTGCGGTTCACGGGGACGAGCGAGGATGGAACGGTCGACGATCGCACGGACATCGCGGCGGACGACTGA
- a CDS encoding Brp/Blh family beta-carotene 15,15'-dioxygenase — protein MAVAESLPGSLRAALDRWGIRASWVALAVTLPFGLLAPTLSPALRYAPFLASVLVFGLPHGAVDHLVPDRLAGTGLVQSVAVVVAVYAVLGVGYGLWWALAPVSAFVAFIAITLFHWGQGDVYALLVLAGAEHLPSRVERGLALVVRGGLPMLVPLVGHPTEYRRVAGALVGLFAGGVGALDPVFTPAARVAVAVGFGALTLLALVVGGDRVRRDDAARRPWLVDAGETLGLWAYFLLVPPVVGIGLYFCFWHATRHIARLELLDPGARETLAAGDLPGTLRRFARDAAPATAGGLLVVAGVWALAPRPTAGPEGLLAVYLVAIAVMTLPHVAVVTWMDLRQGVW, from the coding sequence ATGGCCGTCGCCGAGTCGCTCCCAGGGTCGCTGCGCGCGGCACTCGACCGGTGGGGGATCCGCGCGTCGTGGGTCGCGCTCGCGGTCACACTCCCGTTCGGCCTGCTCGCACCGACGCTGTCGCCGGCGCTTCGGTACGCGCCGTTCCTCGCGTCGGTACTGGTGTTCGGCCTCCCGCACGGCGCCGTCGACCACCTCGTGCCCGACCGCCTCGCCGGTACGGGACTGGTCCAGTCGGTCGCCGTCGTCGTCGCCGTCTACGCCGTCCTCGGCGTCGGCTACGGACTGTGGTGGGCCCTCGCGCCGGTGTCGGCGTTCGTGGCGTTCATCGCGATCACCCTCTTCCACTGGGGGCAAGGCGACGTGTACGCCCTGCTCGTGCTCGCGGGCGCGGAGCACCTCCCCTCGCGCGTCGAGCGGGGACTCGCGCTGGTCGTCCGCGGCGGCCTCCCGATGCTCGTCCCCCTCGTCGGCCACCCCACTGAGTACCGCCGCGTCGCCGGCGCGCTCGTCGGCCTGTTCGCCGGCGGGGTCGGCGCGCTCGACCCGGTGTTCACGCCGGCGGCACGGGTCGCGGTCGCGGTCGGCTTCGGCGCGCTCACACTCCTCGCGCTTGTGGTCGGGGGGGACCGCGTCCGCCGCGACGACGCCGCACGGCGGCCGTGGCTCGTCGACGCCGGCGAGACGCTCGGCCTGTGGGCGTACTTCCTGCTGGTGCCGCCGGTCGTCGGGATCGGGCTGTACTTCTGTTTCTGGCACGCGACGCGCCACATCGCGCGACTCGAACTGCTCGACCCGGGGGCGCGTGAGACGCTCGCCGCGGGCGACCTCCCGGGGACGCTCCGGCGGTTCGCCCGCGACGCCGCGCCCGCGACCGCCGGGGGCCTCCTCGTCGTCGCGGGCGTGTGGGCGCTCGCGCCGCGGCCCACCGCGGGGCCGGAGGGGCTGCTCGCCGTGTACCTCGTCGCCATCGCGGTCATGACCCTGCCGCACGTCGCCGTCGTGACGTGGATGGATCTGCGACAGGGTGTGTGGTGA
- a CDS encoding DEAD/DEAH box helicase, with the protein MAEAAETGAYVEHPLLVPEFIEDRRYQTELAATARGGHTLVCLPTGLGKTTVSLLVTAHRLYEVGGKSLFLAPTKPLVQQHADFYREALDVADEEIVVFTGEVRPDDRAELWESASIVIATPQVVENDLVGNRISLSDVTHLTFDECHRASGDYAYVYIAERYHADADDPLVTGMSASPGGDREEITEVCENLGIERVEVMTEEDADVAEYTHDTDVQWERIDLPEPIVEIRDALNEVITDRLEMLKSLGVSRTTQPDVSQKDLNRMRGELQRMMDGGDSDAYKGMSVHAEVMKLRRAVELVETQSVEALRRYFERQRNAARSSGASKASQRLVSEPKVREAMRKAENFDDLHPKFRRTRVLLAQTLGIGGGERVIVFTESRDTAEALTEFLSTSFDTRRFVGQNDTEGSDGMTQTQQQETLDAFRAGEFEVLVSTSVAEEGLDVPEVDLVLFFEPVPTAIRSIQRKGRTGRQDEGAVVVLLANDTRDEAYFWISRRREKEMEEELRKLKGVADEIAGELDDDQAGLTDFESEGEGSEPSERTESEATREQSTADAANASAESTATDASDSQPGLTDFESDARDGEATDDEATDDEVDADERDETSAADDDDGVVATAGTDDADGVEIVVDQRELESTIARDLSTRDGITTRLETLAVGDYVLSDRVAVERKSVADFLDTLVGGDRSMFEQVKDTARAYARPVVIVEGEDLYGERNVHPNAIRGALSSLAIDFDASVLRTENEKDTADLLEVIARREQETNDREVSAHGEKGAKTLAEQQEYVVSSIADIGPVTSRALLDHFGSVEGVMTAREEDLLAVSGVGQVTADRIREVVGSEYAAARASDEDGDDEEATEDEE; encoded by the coding sequence ATGGCCGAGGCCGCCGAGACGGGCGCGTACGTCGAGCACCCCCTGCTGGTGCCGGAGTTCATCGAGGACCGCCGCTACCAGACGGAGTTGGCGGCGACCGCCCGCGGCGGCCACACGCTCGTGTGTCTCCCGACTGGCCTCGGGAAGACCACGGTCTCGCTGCTCGTCACCGCCCACCGCCTGTACGAGGTCGGTGGCAAGTCGCTGTTCCTCGCGCCGACGAAGCCGCTCGTGCAGCAGCACGCCGACTTCTACCGCGAGGCGCTGGACGTCGCCGACGAGGAGATCGTCGTGTTCACCGGCGAGGTACGCCCCGACGACCGCGCCGAGTTGTGGGAGTCGGCGAGCATCGTCATCGCGACGCCGCAGGTCGTCGAGAACGACCTCGTCGGCAACCGCATCTCGCTGTCGGACGTCACCCACCTCACCTTCGACGAGTGTCACCGCGCGAGCGGCGACTACGCGTACGTGTACATCGCCGAGCGCTACCACGCCGACGCCGACGACCCGCTCGTGACGGGGATGTCGGCGTCGCCCGGGGGCGACCGCGAGGAGATCACCGAGGTGTGTGAGAACCTCGGGATCGAGCGCGTCGAGGTGATGACTGAGGAGGACGCCGACGTGGCGGAGTACACCCACGACACCGACGTGCAGTGGGAGCGGATCGACCTGCCGGAGCCGATCGTCGAGATCCGCGACGCGCTCAACGAGGTGATCACCGACCGGTTAGAGATGCTGAAGTCGCTCGGCGTGTCGCGCACGACCCAGCCGGACGTGTCCCAGAAGGACCTCAACCGGATGCGCGGGGAGCTCCAGCGGATGATGGACGGCGGCGACTCGGACGCGTACAAGGGGATGTCCGTCCACGCGGAGGTGATGAAGCTCCGGCGGGCGGTCGAACTCGTCGAGACCCAGAGTGTCGAGGCGCTGCGCCGCTACTTCGAACGCCAGCGCAACGCCGCGCGCTCGTCGGGCGCCTCGAAGGCGAGTCAGCGGCTCGTCTCCGAGCCGAAAGTGAGAGAGGCGATGCGGAAGGCAGAGAACTTCGACGACCTCCACCCGAAGTTCCGCCGGACCAGAGTCCTGCTCGCACAGACGCTCGGCATCGGCGGCGGCGAGCGCGTCATCGTGTTCACCGAGTCGCGCGACACCGCCGAGGCGCTGACCGAGTTCCTCTCCACCTCCTTCGACACCCGGCGGTTCGTCGGGCAGAACGACACGGAAGGGTCCGACGGCATGACCCAGACGCAACAGCAGGAGACGCTCGACGCGTTCCGCGCCGGCGAGTTCGAGGTGCTCGTTTCCACCAGCGTCGCCGAAGAGGGACTCGACGTGCCGGAAGTCGACCTCGTCCTGTTCTTCGAGCCGGTTCCCACGGCGATCCGTTCCATCCAGCGGAAGGGCCGGACCGGTCGGCAAGACGAGGGCGCCGTCGTCGTCCTGCTCGCCAACGACACCCGCGACGAGGCGTACTTCTGGATCTCCCGGCGCCGCGAGAAGGAGATGGAAGAGGAGTTGCGGAAACTGAAGGGCGTCGCCGACGAGATCGCTGGCGAGTTGGACGACGACCAAGCCGGACTCACCGACTTCGAGAGCGAGGGCGAGGGAAGCGAACCCTCGGAGCGAACGGAGAGCGAAGCGACCCGTGAGCAGTCGACCGCCGACGCCGCGAACGCCTCGGCCGAGTCGACGGCGACCGACGCGAGTGACAGTCAGCCGGGGCTCACCGACTTCGAGTCTGATGCCCGCGACGGTGAGGCCACCGACGACGAGGCCACCGACGACGAGGTGGACGCGGACGAACGAGACGAGACGAGCGCGGCCGACGACGACGACGGCGTCGTCGCGACCGCGGGCACCGACGACGCAGACGGCGTCGAGATCGTCGTCGACCAGCGCGAGTTGGAGTCGACCATCGCGCGCGACCTCTCCACCCGAGACGGGATCACGACGCGACTGGAGACGCTGGCAGTCGGCGACTACGTGCTGTCGGACCGCGTCGCCGTCGAGCGCAAGTCAGTCGCCGACTTCCTCGACACGCTCGTGGGCGGCGACCGCTCGATGTTCGAGCAGGTGAAAGACACCGCCCGCGCGTACGCCCGGCCGGTCGTCATCGTCGAGGGGGAGGACCTGTACGGCGAGCGCAACGTCCACCCGAACGCGATCCGCGGCGCGCTGTCGTCGCTCGCCATCGACTTCGACGCCAGCGTCCTGCGCACGGAGAACGAGAAGGACACCGCCGACCTGCTGGAGGTGATCGCTCGCCGCGAACAGGAGACGAACGATCGCGAGGTGTCGGCCCACGGCGAGAAGGGCGCGAAGACGCTCGCCGAACAGCAGGAGTACGTCGTCTCGTCCATCGCCGACATCGGCCCGGTCACCTCGCGCGCGCTGCTGGACCACTTCGGGAGCGTCGAGGGCGTGATGACCGCCCGCGAGGAGGACTTGCTGGCGGTGTCGGGCGTCGGGCAGGTGACCGCCGACCGGATCCGGGAGGTCGTCGGGAGCGAGTACGCCGCCGCCCGCGCGAGCGACGAGGATGGTGACGACGAGGAAGCGACCGAAGACGAGGAGTGA
- a CDS encoding universal stress protein, with protein MEVLVAVDGSDNSDRALRRAVAYAEAFDATVDVVHVSDGETSATDDVLERAEATLAELDAEADVSLDVIEMGVPTDREVAKELLALVEREGYDHVFMGHHGVGMVERTILGSAAEGVVRNTTVPVTVVP; from the coding sequence ATGGAAGTCCTCGTCGCAGTCGACGGGTCGGACAACAGCGACCGGGCGCTCCGGCGTGCCGTCGCCTACGCGGAGGCGTTCGACGCGACGGTCGACGTCGTCCACGTCTCGGACGGCGAGACGAGCGCCACCGACGACGTGCTCGAACGCGCCGAGGCGACGCTGGCCGAACTCGACGCCGAGGCTGACGTGTCGCTCGACGTGATCGAGATGGGTGTCCCGACCGACCGCGAGGTCGCGAAGGAACTGCTCGCGCTGGTCGAGCGCGAGGGGTACGACCACGTGTTCATGGGTCACCACGGCGTCGGGATGGTCGAACGGACCATCCTCGGATCAGCCGCGGAGGGCGTCGTGCGCAACACGACGGTGCCCGTCACCGTCGTCCCGTGA
- a CDS encoding Sjogren's syndrome/scleroderma autoantigen 1 family protein, whose protein sequence is MSDDVAAGDDSGFDKEAEREKLREKFARDDRKRESTRRMSELLLKGATMTNSHCDACGSPIFRQNGREFCPQCDGGGSGASASADAASADAATGDAGAAGSDAGQQTSASGASAAPPVSPSDGEDVPDGAPTGTRAPVDAAPGGSAPNGTAPAAPAATTAGDPTGAPDAATGAGDGLAAARDSLVRALGRHADAGAEATDPRTAAAHLEAAREAAEALAALRR, encoded by the coding sequence ATGAGCGACGACGTAGCCGCCGGAGACGACTCCGGGTTCGACAAGGAGGCGGAGCGCGAGAAACTCCGCGAGAAGTTCGCCCGCGACGACCGGAAACGGGAGTCGACGCGGCGGATGAGCGAACTCCTGTTGAAGGGCGCGACGATGACCAACAGCCACTGTGACGCCTGCGGGTCGCCCATCTTCCGCCAGAACGGGCGGGAGTTCTGCCCGCAGTGCGACGGCGGCGGCTCCGGCGCTTCGGCGAGTGCGGACGCCGCAAGTGCGGACGCCGCGACCGGCGACGCCGGTGCGGCGGGTTCCGACGCCGGCCAGCAGACGTCCGCGTCGGGTGCGTCGGCTGCCCCGCCCGTCTCGCCGTCCGACGGCGAGGACGTGCCCGACGGCGCGCCGACGGGCACGCGGGCCCCCGTCGACGCCGCACCCGGTGGGTCCGCACCCAACGGCACCGCCCCCGCGGCGCCAGCGGCGACGACCGCCGGCGACCCAACGGGCGCCCCCGACGCCGCGACCGGGGCCGGCGACGGCCTCGCGGCGGCGCGGGACTCGCTCGTTCGCGCGCTCGGTCGCCACGCGGACGCCGGTGCGGAGGCGACGGACCCGCGGACCGCCGCCGCCCACCTCGAAGCGGCCCGCGAAGCCGCCGAGGCGCTCGCGGCGCTGCGGCGCTGA
- a CDS encoding ATP-dependent DNA helicase, with protein MSTTDGHLRFFPYEEPYPNQRDAMDRVANSLERGQDVLFEGAPGTGKTLSALVPALEHAREHDRTVVITTNVHQQMRQFVEDARAINEAEPIRASVFKGKASMCHIDVDYQECQTLRDTTRSLVDDEADKEQLEERLDDLTDEMRDGSGGDAGSAAEARQAVQEELERIDEEADEESANTCDYYYNNLTGDTGEFFSWLFADVRTPEEVYEYAGSRGFCGYELLKEGMEDVELVVCNYHHLLDPMIREQFFRWLDRDPQDVITVFDEAHNIEDAARDHASKTLTENTLDAALDELKESDDSRAEPAENVLRAFTDALRDTYDEQLGFGARESVGENWDDVSIANEDRRDDLTLAFLDRYEGRGIRAECDLALQLGKRLDEEYEEAYRDGETTTRRECQTLQAAAFVSAWMDGGGELGQHPVVSVRRDAGTDEVYGRAELYTCIPREVTEDLFDEVYASVLMSATLRPFDVTKDVLGLSDPATLAYGMEYPEANRRTYSVATPALFASERDDPATQETIAATLSDVVRFTPGNSLLFFPSYAEAERYHELLSGDPNLGTLLLDGSEPDTEQLRKRLVGSDDATLFTSLWGTLAEGVSFDGDDARTVAVVGVPYPHLSERMEAVQDAYDRAFADRSRDAGWEYAVEIPTIRKTRQALGRVIRAPDDFGVRALLDKRYTSADMGKYSVRDAFPQEEREELIDIGPEKLKFAMLNFYTDHDAYDGPPPQP; from the coding sequence GTGTCGACGACGGACGGCCACCTGCGCTTCTTCCCGTACGAAGAGCCGTACCCGAACCAGCGCGACGCGATGGACCGCGTCGCCAACTCGCTCGAACGCGGGCAGGACGTGCTGTTCGAGGGAGCACCCGGGACGGGCAAGACGCTCTCGGCGCTCGTTCCCGCCTTAGAGCACGCCCGCGAGCACGACCGGACCGTCGTCATCACCACGAACGTCCACCAACAGATGCGGCAGTTCGTGGAGGACGCCCGCGCCATCAACGAGGCCGAGCCCATCCGCGCGTCGGTGTTCAAAGGGAAGGCGTCGATGTGCCACATCGACGTCGACTACCAGGAGTGTCAGACGCTCCGGGACACCACGCGCTCGCTCGTCGACGACGAGGCCGACAAAGAGCAGTTGGAGGAGCGCCTCGACGACCTCACCGACGAGATGCGCGACGGGTCGGGCGGCGACGCCGGCAGCGCCGCCGAGGCCCGGCAGGCCGTCCAAGAGGAGTTAGAACGGATCGACGAGGAGGCCGACGAGGAGTCGGCCAACACCTGCGACTACTACTACAACAACCTCACCGGCGACACCGGGGAGTTCTTCTCGTGGCTGTTCGCTGACGTGCGCACGCCCGAGGAGGTGTACGAGTACGCCGGCAGTCGCGGCTTCTGCGGCTACGAACTGCTGAAGGAGGGGATGGAGGACGTGGAGTTGGTCGTCTGCAACTACCACCACCTGCTCGACCCGATGATCCGCGAGCAGTTCTTCCGGTGGCTCGACCGCGACCCGCAGGACGTCATCACCGTGTTCGACGAGGCGCACAACATCGAGGACGCCGCCCGCGACCACGCCTCGAAGACGCTCACCGAGAACACCCTCGACGCCGCGCTCGACGAACTGAAGGAGTCCGACGACTCCCGCGCCGAACCCGCCGAGAACGTGCTCCGGGCGTTCACCGATGCGCTGCGGGACACCTACGACGAGCAACTCGGCTTCGGTGCCCGTGAGTCCGTCGGCGAGAACTGGGACGACGTGTCCATCGCCAACGAGGACCGTCGCGACGACCTCACGCTCGCGTTCCTCGACCGCTACGAGGGGCGCGGCATCCGCGCGGAGTGCGACCTCGCGCTCCAACTCGGTAAGCGCCTCGACGAGGAGTACGAGGAGGCGTACCGCGACGGCGAGACGACGACGCGCCGGGAGTGCCAGACCCTGCAAGCCGCGGCGTTCGTCTCCGCGTGGATGGACGGCGGCGGCGAGTTGGGGCAACACCCGGTCGTCTCCGTGCGTCGCGACGCCGGCACCGACGAGGTGTACGGCCGCGCGGAGTTGTACACCTGCATCCCCCGCGAGGTGACCGAGGACCTGTTCGACGAGGTGTACGCGAGCGTCCTCATGTCCGCGACCCTCCGCCCGTTCGACGTGACGAAGGACGTGCTCGGGCTGTCGGACCCCGCGACGCTCGCGTACGGCATGGAGTACCCCGAGGCGAACCGCCGGACGTACTCGGTGGCGACGCCGGCGCTGTTCGCCTCCGAGCGCGACGACCCCGCGACACAGGAGACCATCGCCGCGACGCTGTCGGACGTCGTCCGGTTCACACCCGGCAACAGCCTGCTGTTCTTCCCGTCGTACGCGGAGGCCGAGCGCTATCACGAACTCCTCTCTGGCGACCCGAATCTCGGCACGCTGCTGCTCGACGGCTCCGAACCGGACACCGAGCAACTCCGCAAGCGGCTCGTCGGCAGCGACGACGCCACTCTGTTCACGTCGCTGTGGGGGACGCTCGCGGAGGGCGTGAGCTTCGACGGCGACGACGCCCGTACGGTCGCCGTCGTCGGTGTCCCGTACCCGCACCTCTCCGAGCGGATGGAGGCAGTGCAGGATGCGTACGACCGCGCGTTCGCCGACCGGTCGCGCGACGCCGGGTGGGAGTACGCCGTCGAGATTCCGACCATCCGCAAGACCCGGCAGGCGCTCGGCCGGGTGATCCGCGCACCCGACGACTTCGGCGTGCGGGCGCTGCTGGACAAGCGCTACACCTCGGCGGACATGGGGAAGTACTCCGTGCGCGACGCGTTCCCGCAGGAGGAGCGCGAGGAACTGATCGACATCGGCCCGGAGAAACTGAAGTTCGCGATGCTGAACTTCTACACCGACCACGACGCGTACGACGGGCCGCCGCCACAGCCGTAG
- the argF gene encoding ornithine carbamoyltransferase, whose translation MSTNTTSTPTDDGDSFPSDFLDIDDLSADQLATVLARASDLKAGKDLTQLPRTTLAMLFEKPSTRTRASFETGMTQLGGHAMFLGPDAIQLGHGEPLRDTARALAGYADAIMVRTFAHENAQILAEYADVPVINGLTDDAHPCQTLADLLTIHEEVGDLSEVQAAWVGDGNNVGRSFAVGAALAGLDLTVATPDGYGLGDDVYDRCAELGTEPTVADTPEEAVADADVVYTDVWVSMGEEDRREVKLPDFDGYQVNEELLADTDAAFMHCLPAHRGEEVTEAVLESDRSLVWEQAENRMHAQKGLLVEMLE comes from the coding sequence ATGAGCACCAACACGACCTCGACACCGACCGACGACGGCGACTCGTTCCCGAGCGACTTCCTCGACATCGACGACTTGAGCGCCGACCAACTCGCGACGGTCCTCGCGCGCGCCTCCGACCTGAAGGCGGGCAAGGACCTCACGCAGTTGCCGCGGACGACCCTCGCGATGCTGTTCGAGAAGCCGTCGACCAGGACGCGCGCGAGTTTCGAGACGGGGATGACCCAACTCGGCGGCCACGCGATGTTCCTCGGCCCCGACGCGATCCAACTGGGCCACGGCGAACCCCTGCGCGACACCGCCCGCGCGCTCGCGGGCTACGCCGACGCCATCATGGTGCGCACGTTTGCCCACGAGAACGCCCAGATCCTCGCGGAGTACGCCGACGTGCCCGTGATCAACGGGCTCACCGACGACGCCCACCCGTGCCAGACGCTCGCGGACCTGCTCACCATCCACGAGGAGGTAGGCGACCTCTCGGAGGTGCAGGCCGCGTGGGTCGGCGACGGCAACAACGTCGGGCGCTCGTTCGCCGTCGGCGCCGCCCTCGCGGGCCTCGACCTCACCGTCGCCACGCCAGACGGCTACGGCCTCGGCGACGACGTGTACGACCGCTGTGCGGAGTTGGGCACCGAACCGACGGTCGCCGACACGCCCGAGGAGGCCGTCGCCGACGCGGACGTCGTCTACACGGACGTCTGGGTGAGCATGGGCGAGGAGGACCGCCGCGAGGTGAAACTGCCAGACTTCGACGGCTACCAGGTGAACGAGGAGTTGCTCGCCGACACCGACGCCGCGTTCATGCACTGTCTGCCCGCCCACCGCGGCGAGGAGGTGACCGAGGCGGTCCTGGAGTCGGACCGCTCGCTCGTGTGGGAGCAGGCTGAGAACCGGATGCACGCGCAGAAGGGGCTGCTGGTGGAGATGCTGGAGTAG